The Geobacter metallireducens GS-15 region TGCCGCAGTGCCGGTGCACGGGAACGACAGCACGAAAATTCAGGTTGCTGCCGATGGTGATATCCGGAACCTGGATTTCATTCTGCCGAAATCGGCGATGCTGGCCGCCGGCCGCGACATCAGCAACGTCTCCTTCAAGGGGCAAAACCTCCGTGGCAGGGAGACCGACGGGAACACCGGCGTGGTCACCTACAGCGGGGACGTTACCGAGATCAGCGCCGGACGCGACATCGTGATGCAGGAGCGCCGCTCGATGAACGGCGCCGACATCAAGACCGGCACCGGATTCGATGTGGCCGGACCGGGGGCCTTTGTGGTCCGGGCGGGGCACGATATTGACCTGGGCAACAGCCGTGGCATTCAGGCCAACGGCAATGCCGAGAATCCGGCACTGCCCAACAAGGGAGCAGACATCCTGGTAACAGCCGGGTTGACGGCGAACATTCCTCCCGGTGACGAAGACAACTATTTTACGTTGCTGAAGTATGCGGCACTCCTTGCCCAGACAAAACTGACGGAGCGGAGCGGCATACTACAGGAGGCTGAAAAAGCATTCCTCGTCGATCCTTACATGAACAAGGATGAAATCGTTTCAGATCCCCCCAAATATGCTGTCGGCAAGAAGTACTACGATCTTCTCTGGCAGTTGCGAGATGCCGGCCAGCAGGAGATTGTTGCCGCTGTCAGGGAGAAGGTCATTGTCCCGTTCACGGGTAACCGCTCCACAGGGGGCGGCGGCAATGTCGACATGGCGTTCTCAGAGATCAGTACGAGCGCTGGAGGAAATGTTTCGGCGTTTGCCGGCGGTGACTTGAACGTGGGGAGAACGGCAAAATCAAACAATTCCGACAATACCGGCATCTATACCTCCAATGGGGGGAACGCGAACATTTTTGCAGTCGGTGATGTGAACGTGAATGAGTCACGCCTCATGACGTTCCGGGGAGGAGATATCACGGTCTGGTCCGATGAGGGAGACATCAACGCCGGCCGCGGCTCGCGGACCGCCATCAGCGCCAAGCCCCCGCGGATCTCTCCGATAAAAGATGCGGACGGAACTATCACCGGTTACCAGCTGGTGTTCACCCCACCTGCCCTGGGGAGCGGCATGCGTACCGTAACATACGGTGACGATGCGCCGCCTCCGGGAGGCATTTACGCCATGGCCCCCAACGGTGTCTTCGATGCCGGCGAGGCCGGTGTTTCCGGTGGTCGTGTGGCCGTTCTTGCCAATGCCGTTCTGAACGCCGGAAACATCAAATCGCTGACCGGAGCAATGACAGGAGTTCCTGTCTCGGCCTCCGCCGTCAGCCTCGGCGGTCTGAGCGGCTCAAGCAGCCTCACCGAAAGTACCAAACAGGCGGAAAAAGCCGTTGGCGGCGCGGATAAGGAAAAATCGAGCCAGTCGCTGATCAAGAAGGATGAAACGTTCGTCACCTCATGGCTCGACGTGAAGGTAATTGGCTTCGATTCGGAAGATGGCAACGAAAAAGACAAGAAAAAGCAGGAGATGTGATGAGCACACCTGAACGGAGGAGCATGATGAACAGCAGGATGTTTGGGCGTTTTGCGCGGGTGACGCTGGCAGCGGCGGCGCTGGTGATGACGGTGGCCGCGGTGCGGGCCGAGGCGTGGTGGGACGAGAAATGGCAGCAGCGGCGCAAGATCACCATCAATACGACGGCCCAGGGAGCGGAAGTGAAGGAGGCGGTTGCCGATGCGGCGGTGCTGGTCCGGCTCCACACGGGGAACTTCAGCTTCACCACCGCGAAGCCCGACGGTTCCGACGTCCGCTTCGTGAGCGGCGACGACAAGACACCCCTCAAGTTCCACTTCGAGATGTACGACGCGAAGAAGGAGATCGCCCTTGCCTGGGTGAAGGTGCCCCAGGTGGCGCCCAACTCGGGCCAGAACACGATCTGGGTGTACTACGGCAACAGTGGGGTCCAGGCGGCCCAGGACGTCGGCGGCACCTACGATACCCCCCAGGCACTGGTCTACCATTTCAGCGAGACCCAAGGTGCGCCCCAGGATTCCTCTTCGTATAAGAATCACGCGAAGGAGTTTGCCGGCGGGCTCGGCGCGCCGGCCCTGATCGGCGGCGGCGCAACGTTCAAGGGGGCGGAGCGGATCGTGGTTCCGGCGTCGCCGTCGCTTTCGTTCCCCAAGGGCTTCTCCTTCTCTGTCTGGGTGAAGCCGGCCCAGCTTCAGGGTGAGGCCCATCTCTTCTCGTGGGGTGACGGCGCCCAGGGCATCGTAGTGGGCCTTGATCAAAATGGTGCTGCCTTCGCCCGGGTGGGGCAGGCCGCTACGGGCCGGACCCAGCCTCTGGCTTCCCAGAAATGGCACCACCTTGCCGTGGCTGCGGAGCCGGGCAAGCGTCTGGCGATCTACCTCGACGGCCGCGAGGCCGCATCGTCGGCCATGCCGGCCTCTATGCCCGCGCCGGCGGGCGATGCATCCATCGGCGGCGGCGCCCAGGGGGGTAACTTCTTTGCCGGCGAGATGGATGAGGTGACCCTGGCCAGTGTGGCCCGCTCGGCCTCGTGGTTTGCCGCCGCTGCCGGAAGCCAGGGGCAGGAGGGGAAACTGGTGTCGTTGGCCCAGGAAGAGGCAGGGGGCAAGGGAGAGGCCGATCTCACCATCCATCTGATGAAGGTCATTGCCAAGAGCATCACCCTGGACGGCTGGGCCATCATTGGCCTCTGTACCTTCATGCTTTTCCTGGCCGCCGGGGTCTTTGTCTATAAATTTCTGGCCCTGCAGAAAATTGTCAAGGGGAATGAAATGTTCCTCGAGAGCTTTGGCGAGCTTCACGACCCCCTGGCCCTGGAGGACACGGACGATGATCTGAAGCATTCGTCCATGTACCGGATCTACCAGGCCGGGAAGATCGAAATCGAGCGGTGGCTCGCCCGCCAGAGCGCGGATAAGGAGATAAGCAGCCTTTCTCCCTCTGCCCTCAATATCTTCCGGTCGTCCCTCGACAAGGCCAATGTCAAGGAAAAGCAGAACCTCTCCTCCTGGCTCATCGTCATGACGCTCGGCATCTCCGGCGGGCCGTTCTGGGGGCTGCTCGGCACGGTCTGGGGGGTCATGAACACCTTCGCCAGCCTTGCCGAATCGGGCGAGGCGAACCTCACGGCCATCGCCCCGGGGGTCGCCTCGGCCCTGGCCTGCACCCTCTTCGGCCTCTTCGTGGCCATTCCCGCGCTCTTTGCCTACAGCTACCTGACCAACCGGATGAAGAACCTGAACGCCGACACCCACGTCTTTATCGACGAATACGCGGTGAAGGTTGAGGGCGTCTACGGAGAGAGAGCATGAAAGCGCCTGCCGATGACATGGATGAAACGGTCGAGATAAACGTCGTACCGCTCCTGGACCTGGCCTGGAACCTCCTGGTGGTGTTCATGATCGTGGTGACGGCGTCGGTCCAGGGGATCAACGTGAACCTCCCCAAGGCGAGCGCGGCCGCCGGGAAGATCAAGCCGAGCACCAAGGCGATCACCGTCGCCTCCGAGGGGACCATCTACCTGGACAGCGTGCCGGTGACTTTGGCGGAGCTTGAAACCTATTTGCGCCAGGCAAAGGCCAGCGATCCGAACCTGCCGGTGGTGGTGCGCGGCGACGAGAAGGTTGAGTACAAGAGCATCGTGGAGGTGCTCGATCTCCTCTCCAAGCTGGAAATCAGCCAGTTGGGGCTCGTGACCCAGAAACTGGTGAAGTAGCGGAGGAAGACCAATGGCAACGCACAAGAAGAAAAAGCCCCAGCTGAAGAATTTTTTCGTCCCGGCAGCGGTGGTGCTTGTCATCATCGGCGGCATCGGCTTCGTGGCCAAGGTGATGCTGACCGATACCGGCGCTCCCCGGAAGAACAAGATCACCACGGTATCACTCGTGAAGCCGCCCGAACAGCCCAAGGAGAAGCCCCCCGAGCCGGAGCCCCCCAAGGAGATGCCAAAACCGCAGCAGATTGAGACCCCCACCATGGCCCAGCCCGATTCTCCCCAGCAGGCGAGCCAGGCACCGGACGACGGTCCTGCGGCCGGAAGCGATCTGGGGGTCGACGGCGAGGGGGGGGCTGGCTCCGACGGTTTCGGCCTCGTGGGGAAGAAAGGCGGCCGCGCCATAACCCTCGGCGGCGGGGGAGGCGGCGGAGGCGGCATGAACCGGTTGTCGCTCCTTGCCAGGTACGGCTGGTACACGAAAAAGGTGCAGGACGAGATCCGGGGCAAGGTGAAGTCGCTTCTGAACGACAACGGCGGTTTTCCCAAGGGGAAACTCCAGGCCGTGGTCAAGCTGACGCTCGATGCGAGGGGGGTGGTGGTGGATCATCGCATTGTCGGATCATCGGGCGATACCCGCATGGATGAGGCGGTGCGCAAGTCCCTCGGCTTGATCCGGATCAGCGAGGCCCCCCCTGCGGATATGCCCCGGACCATGACCATCAAGATATCGTCCCTGGGATAGGGACAACTCACTTATTTCTATTGAACAATGAACGGAGGCTTTGTAATGAAACGTACCATCACCCGCCTGACCAGCGCGGCAGCACTCGTCACCCTCATGGCCGCCGCGCCGGCCCTCGCGGTGGAGACGTCGCCCGTTGCCGCCAAAATGGCCGGGATCGGCGAGCTTATAAAGCTCCTCAGGGAGAAGGGGGTCATTTCGGAAGAGGAGGCCGGCACCCTTGAGCGGCGCATTGCCGGCGAGGAGAAAAAACAGCCCGTAACCCCGCCTGAACTAGCCGTAACGGCCGATGCCGGTGCGGCGGAACAGGTGAAGCTGACCTTCGGGGAAGCCTCCGACCTGATCGGCGCCATGAACGACCAGGGGATCATCAGCACCGAGGAAAGCCTGGCTCTCAAGGAACGGCTCTATGAAATCCGGAAGGAGGCCAAGGGGAAGCTGGATTCCCCGGTGCCGGCAATGGAACGGAAAGAGACCGCTGATATCTTCGCGGGAACCGCCATCGAGTACCGACGCTCCACCAAATCGGAGCAAGAGGTGGCGGAAATGGTCGCCGCAGCCCGCGGAATCGGCCTCGTGAGCAGGGAAGAGTCATCCAGCCTCATGGCCCGCTACCGGGCGAAGGCAGCCACCGACCAGCTTACCGGCGCCATGATCGACGAAGTCAACAGGGGAGTCGGCGAGAGCATTGACCGGAGGGTGACCGAGGAGATGACGAAAGTGGACAAGCTGGGCGACAAGTTCGCCAAGCTTCCCGAGTGGCTCAACCGCTTCAAGTTCTCGGGGGATATCCGGCTGCGGTATCAGGGGGATTATTTTGCCAAGGGGAATACAGGGGAAAACTCTTATCCAAGTCCACTGAAAGCAAATACTTTCTCGCCGCTCACACAGGGGAATACGATAAATACAACACATGACCGTCAACGTCTTCGCATAAGGGCTCGGCTGGGGGTTAATGCAAAGGTCAATGATCAGGTTGATGCGGTCATAAAGCTGGCCACCGGGAACGACAAGGACCCTGTTTCAACCAATGATACCCTTGGTAATAGCTTCAACAAGCACGGTTTTTTATTGGACTTGGCCTTCTTGCAATATAAGCCTGTATCCGGCCTTACCCTTTGGGGCGGACGAATGCCAAGCCCCTGGTTCTCCACCGATCTGGTCTGGGACCCCGACCTGAATTTTGAGGGGGTTGCTGCTACGTATGCTATGCAGTTGAGCGATTCATTTGGTGGCTTCTTGACTGCGGGAGTGTTCCCTCTTCAGGAATTTGAGTATTCCCAGAGAGACTCATGGCTGTACGGGGCGCAGGCGGGAGTGGAATTCAAACATGGAGACGACATATCCGCGAAAGTGGGAGTTGCCTATTACCACTATGAAAACATGAAAGGCAAACATAGCGAAAGTCTCAATCAAGCAATAAATGGTCCTTTTCATGCTGATCTTAGGCAGGCCCAGAAAGGTAATACGGTATTTGATCAAAATATGAATTTCCCGACTTATTATGATGATAAAGGGAATCTTCAACTTACAAATTATGTTCCTGCTCTGGCCTCGAACTTTAAGGAACTCAACGTCACTGCCGCCGTCGATTTCGGCTTCTGGGACCCGATTCATTTCGTGTTCATGGGCGATTATGTGAAGAACCTCGGCTTTGACCTGGACGAGGCCCGGAAGCTGACCGGCGATAATCTGGTCAAGGACGATTCCACCGGATACCAGGTGGGACTTGCGGTGGGCCACCAGACTGTCACGAAACCGTGGGAGTGGAAGAGTTACCTCTTTTACAAGAAACTGGGCGCCGATGCGGTCTACGACGGGTTCACCGATTCTGACTTCCACTTGGGCGGCACCAACGCAAAAGGGTGGATTCTCGGCGGGGATGTGGGGATACTCAAGAACTTCTGGCTCTCCACCAAGTGGCTGACCGCCAACCAGATAACCGATACTCGTGACAAGCCCGGCCCCTTTGATGTTGACGTCTTCCAGTTCAACCTCAATGGCAAGTTCTAACTCTTGCAACGGGTGTCCACCGCACCAATGAAATGGCGCTCCATGCTGGACCGTGCCGCCGTCCGGGGTCTTCGCTCCGGGCGGCGGTGGCGGCCTCTCATTAACCGACGGATGGTCACGGGGTGGCTCGGCCGCCGCTACGAGGCCCTCTACGCCAGCCGCCGCCGCATCTTCGGCGCCAACTTCCTGAGCGGCCTCCTGATCGCCTTCTCGGTATTCTTCCTGGGGCAGACCGGGATATTTGGCGCTGTTCTCGATTTTTTCATCCGGCTCCTGCTGACCGCGAAGCTCATGCTGCTGGAGCGGCGTCTCATGCCGATGCCGTTTCTTCCCACCGCCGCCTCCTTCGTTACGGTCGTCGCCGCCGCGGCGCTCATCTGCACTCACGTCCGCTCCGTGGCAGTGGTGGTGGCGCTCAATGCCATCCTGTGCGTTGCCATTATCGGCATCAATCTCTTCGTGCCGATTCCGTTTCCCCTTCCCCTCGGCACGGTGCCGGTGGTGCTCCTCATCACCCTTGGCGCCCTTCTCGACTGGCTCCTGGAGCGCCGTCTGCTGCGGCGCCGCTCCACTCTTTCCGCGGAGCGCCAGGAGACCAGTTTCACGATCCTGCGTCACATAGCCCATAGCGTGAACCCCACCATCCAGATGGCGCTGGCGCCGCTGCGGGATCTGCACGACCACCTGGAGCGCCGCAGCCTGACGGGCGATATCATCGGCACCCGCCGCGACGGCAGCGCAGAGCGGGTGGAGGACGCCCTTGCGGCCACGGAGCTGGGGCTGCGGCAGATACGCGAGATACTGGACACCACGGAGGATCTTTTCGGCAACAGGATCGAGGATCGTGATTTTGAAGAGGTGGACCTGCGCGAGCTTTTCGCCCGGGAAATCATCCCGCTCTTTCCCCACCCCCGCTTCTCTCTCCGGACCGAATTCAATTGCGTGAATACCGTACGGCTCCATCGTCCTTCCTTTGTGCAGGCGGTGAAAAACCTCATCCGTAACGCCGAGGTCCACGGCTTTCCCCCTGGCTTCCAGCGTGATGAGGGGCTCTGGGTGAGATTCTCCATTTCGCGGACGGTGAAGGAGATCGTCATCGACTACGAGAACAACGGCCTCCCATTTCCCCTAGGGTTGAGGACAAAAGACTTCCTCGCCTTCGGCACCAAAGGGAAGGGGAGCCCGGGCAAGGGGCTCGGCGGCGCGTGGGTTGCCAAATTCATTGAGATTCACAACGGCACGTTCAGCAAGTTGGGGAATGATCCGGTACGCTTCCGGATGACATTGCCGAGGAGGCGGGTGACATGAGCGAGGGATGCGGCATTGCGCTCACCATGCTGATTATCGATGATGACGAGCGGTACGTGGACGCCCTTTTCCGCGACGCCCGAAGGGCCGGGATACGGCTTCTGCACGCGGGAAGCCTGGAGGAAGGGAAGCTGGTGGTCGAAGGTGTCGATGGGGCCGGCATCTGCGGGGTAATCCTCGACGTGGAGTGCTATAAGCGCCGCGACGACGCAACCCCCGATTCCAGCTTCATCATCGCCGCCACCAAGTATTTCACCGAGAAGGCCCCCCATCTCCCGGTGGTGGCCCTGACCGGCGTTCAGGCGCTCTTCGACCGTTACGTGAAGGATTTTGCCGGCATCTGGCAGGTCTACAAAAAGGGACGCGACGAGTCAGCCATGTTCGCGCACCTTCGGCAACGGGCGCTGGAGCTTGAGTGGGTGAAAGTTGCCGGGCGTTATCCGGATGTTTTCCGGGTGGTGGATACGTACCTCGGTGCCGACACCCGCCAGGCGCTCATGGACTGCCTGTTGACCATGGACGACGGCACTCCTGCCCGCATCCGGGGGAATCTGGCCAACCTGCGGAGCATCCAGGAGAAGCTCTACATCGTTCTCCACCGCCACCGCCCCGACATGGTGCCGCGCCGGTTCATCTACTACGAGCATGGCGACCAACCCCTCAAGAGCGTGAACGTGGCCGCCATCCTGGAGCACCTGAAAGGGAACTTCGACATGCGGAGGCAGCAGATTCAGGGGGAGGTATTCCTCCACTACCGCTCTCCCCTCTACCGCTTCTCGGAGCTGGTCTACCGGGTCTCCTCCGACGGCATCCATGCCATCGACGAAGACAGCGCCGACAAGCCGACCCGCTACACCGTTCAGGCGGTGGCCAATGCCTTGCTTGAGCTTGTCCTCTGGTTCGGGAGGGTGGCGGGGGAGGGGAGCATTGAATGTACCGGGGTACGTTAATGCGTGACTTGGGGGCCAGGGTGGAGTCGGCTTTATGGATGTCAGGATGCGGGAAAAGTAGAGAGTTTCACGATACCGGTTGTTTCAGGAGGTGATCGCCATGTACTGTTCCGTGTTTCGCCAGT contains the following coding sequences:
- a CDS encoding sensor histidine kinase, with translation MKWRSMLDRAAVRGLRSGRRWRPLINRRMVTGWLGRRYEALYASRRRIFGANFLSGLLIAFSVFFLGQTGIFGAVLDFFIRLLLTAKLMLLERRLMPMPFLPTAASFVTVVAAAALICTHVRSVAVVVALNAILCVAIIGINLFVPIPFPLPLGTVPVVLLITLGALLDWLLERRLLRRRSTLSAERQETSFTILRHIAHSVNPTIQMALAPLRDLHDHLERRSLTGDIIGTRRDGSAERVEDALAATELGLRQIREILDTTEDLFGNRIEDRDFEEVDLRELFAREIIPLFPHPRFSLRTEFNCVNTVRLHRPSFVQAVKNLIRNAEVHGFPPGFQRDEGLWVRFSISRTVKEIVIDYENNGLPFPLGLRTKDFLAFGTKGKGSPGKGLGGAWVAKFIEIHNGTFSKLGNDPVRFRMTLPRRRVT
- a CDS encoding ExbD/TolR family protein — its product is MKAPADDMDETVEINVVPLLDLAWNLLVVFMIVVTASVQGINVNLPKASAAAGKIKPSTKAITVASEGTIYLDSVPVTLAELETYLRQAKASDPNLPVVVRGDEKVEYKSIVEVLDLLSKLEISQLGLVTQKLVK
- a CDS encoding putative porin, with product MKRTITRLTSAAALVTLMAAAPALAVETSPVAAKMAGIGELIKLLREKGVISEEEAGTLERRIAGEEKKQPVTPPELAVTADAGAAEQVKLTFGEASDLIGAMNDQGIISTEESLALKERLYEIRKEAKGKLDSPVPAMERKETADIFAGTAIEYRRSTKSEQEVAEMVAAARGIGLVSREESSSLMARYRAKAATDQLTGAMIDEVNRGVGESIDRRVTEEMTKVDKLGDKFAKLPEWLNRFKFSGDIRLRYQGDYFAKGNTGENSYPSPLKANTFSPLTQGNTINTTHDRQRLRIRARLGVNAKVNDQVDAVIKLATGNDKDPVSTNDTLGNSFNKHGFLLDLAFLQYKPVSGLTLWGGRMPSPWFSTDLVWDPDLNFEGVAATYAMQLSDSFGGFLTAGVFPLQEFEYSQRDSWLYGAQAGVEFKHGDDISAKVGVAYYHYENMKGKHSESLNQAINGPFHADLRQAQKGNTVFDQNMNFPTYYDDKGNLQLTNYVPALASNFKELNVTAAVDFGFWDPIHFVFMGDYVKNLGFDLDEARKLTGDNLVKDDSTGYQVGLAVGHQTVTKPWEWKSYLFYKKLGADAVYDGFTDSDFHLGGTNAKGWILGGDVGILKNFWLSTKWLTANQITDTRDKPGPFDVDVFQFNLNGKF
- a CDS encoding DUF2341 domain-containing protein → MSTPERRSMMNSRMFGRFARVTLAAAALVMTVAAVRAEAWWDEKWQQRRKITINTTAQGAEVKEAVADAAVLVRLHTGNFSFTTAKPDGSDVRFVSGDDKTPLKFHFEMYDAKKEIALAWVKVPQVAPNSGQNTIWVYYGNSGVQAAQDVGGTYDTPQALVYHFSETQGAPQDSSSYKNHAKEFAGGLGAPALIGGGATFKGAERIVVPASPSLSFPKGFSFSVWVKPAQLQGEAHLFSWGDGAQGIVVGLDQNGAAFARVGQAATGRTQPLASQKWHHLAVAAEPGKRLAIYLDGREAASSAMPASMPAPAGDASIGGGAQGGNFFAGEMDEVTLASVARSASWFAAAAGSQGQEGKLVSLAQEEAGGKGEADLTIHLMKVIAKSITLDGWAIIGLCTFMLFLAAGVFVYKFLALQKIVKGNEMFLESFGELHDPLALEDTDDDLKHSSMYRIYQAGKIEIERWLARQSADKEISSLSPSALNIFRSSLDKANVKEKQNLSSWLIVMTLGISGGPFWGLLGTVWGVMNTFASLAESGEANLTAIAPGVASALACTLFGLFVAIPALFAYSYLTNRMKNLNADTHVFIDEYAVKVEGVYGERA
- a CDS encoding TonB C-terminal domain-containing protein — encoded protein: MATHKKKKPQLKNFFVPAAVVLVIIGGIGFVAKVMLTDTGAPRKNKITTVSLVKPPEQPKEKPPEPEPPKEMPKPQQIETPTMAQPDSPQQASQAPDDGPAAGSDLGVDGEGGAGSDGFGLVGKKGGRAITLGGGGGGGGGMNRLSLLARYGWYTKKVQDEIRGKVKSLLNDNGGFPKGKLQAVVKLTLDARGVVVDHRIVGSSGDTRMDEAVRKSLGLIRISEAPPADMPRTMTIKISSLG